Genomic segment of Mycolicibacterium psychrotolerans:
TGACCGTGACGATGCAGTACCTCATGCAGGGCTGGAACTGTCGGATGAAGGGCAAGTACAAGGACCTGATCATGGACGTGGCGACCGAGGAGATCGGCCACGTCGAGATGATCGCGACGATGTGCGCCCGACTGCTCGAGGGTGCACCCGCCACCGACGCCACCGAGAACGCCCTGGGCGACCCGGTGGTCGCCGCGGTGATGGGCGGCATGGATCCGCAGCAGGCCATCATGTCCGGCGGCGCGCCCACACTGTCCGACAGCCAGGGCTCGCCGTGGAACGGCAAATTCATCGTCGCCTCGGGAAACCTGTTGGCGGACTTCTACGCCAACGTCGCCGCCGAGGCGCAGGGCCGCGTGCAGACCGCCCGGCTGTGGCACATGACCGACGACCCCGGCGTCAAGGCCATGCTCAAGTTCAACCTGGCTCGCGACACCTATCACCAGAACATGTGGCTGGCGGCGATCGAGGAGTTGCAAGCCGACGGCTTGGAGGGCGTGGTGGCACCCAACGATCTGTTCGACGAAGAGTTCGAGGAGCATGCCAGCACGCTGTGGCACCTGTCCGACGGCGCCGACGCCGACAAGGGTCGCTGGGCGCACGGCCCGTTGCCCGACGGTCGGCACACGGGCAAGTTCCTCGCCGATCCGCAACCGCTGGGCGACCTGCAGTCCGGGCCGCCACCGGACCCGAAGCTCTACTGCACCTATGACGGCGGAATGGGCGAGCCGCGCACTCCCGCCTTCGGCACGGAGAAGGGCGTGATGGGCAAGCTCAAGGACGCCATCGATCCGGACAAGACCTAGTTCACCCCGAGCTCACCCCGACGGGCCGGGGCGCCGCTGCGGGCGGCGCGGCACCCCGGCCCACCCGAACGTCGACCGAACGGAGACGCACGTGTTGGCCATGACCTACCGCGGTCCTTACAAGATCCGCATAGAAGACAAGGACATTCCGAGGATCGAGCATCCCGGCGATGCCATCGTGCGCGTCCAGCGCGCCGCGATCTGCGGGTCCGATCTGCACCTCTACCACGGGCTGATGCCCGACACCCGCGTCGGCCACACGTTCGGCCACGAGTTCATCGGAGTGGTGCACGAGGTCGGCTCGTCGGTGCAGAACCTCAGCGTGGGGGACCGGGTGATGGTGCCGTTCAACATCTTCTGCGGGTCGTGTTACTTCTGCGCTCGCGGGTTGTACTCCAACTGCCACAACGTCAACCCCAACGCGACCGCCGTCGGCGGCATCTACGGGTACTCCCACACCTGCGGCGGCTACGACGGCGGCCAGGCCGAATTCGTGCGCGTGCCGTTCGCCGACGTGGGCCCCGTCCCGATTCCCGACTGGCTCGACGACGACGACGCGGTGCTGCTCACCGACGCGCTGCCCACCGGATACTTCGGCGCCCAGCTCGGCGACATCGTCGAGGGCGACACCGTGATCGTCTTCGGAGCCGGCGCGGTCGGGCTCTTCGCCGCGAGGTCGGCATGGCTGATGGGTGCGGGGCGGGTCATCGTGGTCGACCACCTCCAGTACCGGCTGGAGAAAGCGCGCACCTTCGCGCACGCCGAAACCTACAACTTCGTCGAGTACGACGACATCGTCGTCGAAATGAAGAAGGCGACAGGCTATCTCGGTGCCGACGTGGTGATCGACGCGGTGGGCGCAGAGGCCGACGGCAACCTGCTCATGCACGTCACCGCGACCAAGATGAAAATGCAGGGCGGGTCCCCGATCGCGTTGAACTGGGCCATCGACTCCGTCCGCAAAGGCGGAACAGTCTCGGTGGTCGGCGCCTACGGTCCGATGTTCAGCGCGGTCAAGTTCGGCGACGCGATGAACAAGGGTCTGACCATCAACGCCAACCAGTGCCCGGTCAAGCGGCAGTGGCCGCGACTGCTCGAGCATCTGCAGCAGGGTTACTTCAAGCCCAGCGACATTGTCACGCACCGCATTCCACTCGCAGACATCGCCGAGGGCTACCACATGTTCTCGTCGAAACTCGACGAGTGCATCAAACCGATCGTCGTCGTCGACCCGCACTGAGAGAGAGCCGTCGTGAGCACACCTGCCGACAATCTGCCCGTCTACACCGCCGCGCACCCGCCGACGACAGACAGCGCGTGGCTGCGCAAGACCATTCCGGGATGGGGAGCCGATCTCGACCCCGCCGACCGCCCGTCGGTGCCCAAGCTGCGCCACGACCTCGACTCGGGCGCGCACTGGGATTTCCCGGAGCGCCAACCCGAGCCGACGGTGCGCGAGCGCAGCATCGAGCACCGGGTGCTGACGCCGGTCTTCGGCACCGCGCAGCCGCTCCGGGGGCTCTCCGGCGCGATCCGGCGCGCGGCGTACCGCTTCAGCGAAGGCCGTGCCGCGCACTGGCTGCTGCTGCTCGGAGCCGATCGCGTCGACGTCGCCGAACACCGCGTCACCGCGCTGGTGAGGTTGCAGCCGGACAACCCGCTCAGCGAAACGGGGATTCGGGCCGAGGTGACGCACGGTGGAGTGCGGTCACGGCTGCGCCGGCGACGCTCCGACGTCAAACACGCCTGGATGGATCCGGTCGTGGTCACGGCGCCGTGGATCGGGGCCGCAGCGCTCGGCGTGCGGGCATGGCGTAAGCGGAGGTGACCGGTCGCGCGGGCGTTTAGCCGTAGCCGCGATGGCTATGGCTCTCGGTGACCGTTCGACCGAGAGGAGACACTGGTGAGCACCGATGACGCCACCGGAACCACCGCCAACGATCTGGGTGGGGCCGACGACATGCTCAGCCCGATGGAGGGCACCGACTCCGACGACGTGCTCAACGACGACGGCGACGAGGTGGTCGACCCGCCGGAGCACTGGACCGGTGCGGACAAATTCGGCATGTCGGCAGACGAGCAGCGCCAGGGTGAGAGCCTCGACGACCGGCTCGCCGAGGAAGTGCCCGATGTCGGGGAGAGTGACATCGACCTTCGCGACGCGGTCGAGGTCGCCGATGCGGACGTACCGCTTCCCGGCACCGACCCCGCGCCGCAGGAATCGGGTGTGCACGAGGGACAGATCGACGGGGCTCCGGAGGACGGCGAGTCCCTGTTCCCGGTCGTCGAGTAGGACGAGAGGACCCCACCATGACTGATCTACCGTTGCCCGACTTCGACCAGATGGCCTTGGGCGATGTCCTCCATCGCGTGCGCTCTCTCGACAAGAGCGAAGTGGAGGCTCTGCTCGTGCACGAGGCCGGCCACGCCGCGCGGGTGCCGATCATCGAGATTTTGGATGCCCGGATGCGTGAGCTGGAAGCCGGTGCGGAGCCGTCGGGCGGTGACCCGCGCAATGCGCCCGGCGTCGAGTCGACCCCGGGCGGGTCACCGGTGCAGCAGTCCACCGCCGCCGAGGCCAGCACCCCGCTGCGCCACGGGGTGGCGAATCAGACGCCGAAGCGCGGCCGGTCGTGACGGCCCCCGCGGAACAGCATTCCTGGTCGCGCCCGGTCGAAAATCGCAGCCGCAAATGCTATTCCGCGGCGAAGCGCGTGACCGTCAGCCGACGAGCAGCCGCGACGCGGCGCGGTTGAAACGGCGGCGAGGCCAACCCAGTAGACCGTCGGCAGCCAGTGCTGCTCGCGCGGCGTTCCGGCCGCAGACGCCGTGCACACCACCGCCGGGCGGCGCCCCGGCGCTGCCGAGGAACACGTTGTCGAGCGGCGTCCGCGCGCCACCCTGGCCGGGCATCGGCCGGAACACCAACTGCTGGAACAACTGTGACGTCCCGCCGTTGACGGCGCCGGCATGCAGGTTCGCATCGCTGTGCTCGAGGTCGGACGGCCGCTGGATCACCTTGCCGACGAGATGGCCGGAGAAGCCGGGCGCGTGCCGTTCCAGGACCGCGTCGACCGCTTCGGCCAACTGATCGGCGGAGTGGTCGTCACTGCGTCCCCGCGGCAGATGCGTGTAGGCCCAGGCGCTCTCGGTGCCGCCGGGGGAGCGGCTGGGATCCGCGGTGGTCATCTGGCCGAACAGCAGGAACGGGTTCGACGGTACGGTGCCGGTGTTGAGATCGGCCATCCAGCGGATGAGCCCGTCGTGGTCGGCGCCGAGGTGCACGGTGCCTGCGCCGGCGAGGCTGCGTGACCGCCAGGGGATCGGGGCGTCCAGCGCGTAGTTGATCTTGAGCACCGGGGTGTCCCACACGAAGCGGTCCAGGTCCCGGCGCGGACCTGCTGGCAGCACGTCGGGTGGCAGCAGACGCCGATAGAGTTGCGGCGCAGAGGTGTTCGCGATGACGGCCCGTCGGCACCGCACGACGGTGCCGTCGGTGAGGTTCACCGCGGTGGCTCGGTGCCCGCGCACGGCGATGCTGTCGACCTCGCGGCCGCAGTCCACTCGGGCGCCGGCCGCCTCGGCCCGGCGCACCAGGGCGGCGGTCAACTCGCCCGCCCCGCCGACGGGAACGGGGAAGCCCCCGTCCTGGCCCAGCATCACCAGCAGGTAGCCCATGACGCCGCTGCCGGGAGCGTCGACGGGTACGTCGGCGTGCATGGCGTTGCCGAGCAGCAGCAGTCGCGCCGCCTCGCCCTCGAACAGGTGTCGTGCCAGTTCACCGGCAGGCAGCAGCAGCAGTTGCGCCAGCCGCAGCGCATCGGCCGTGCCGAGCCTGCGCAGCAGCCCCGCCGGACCGCGCACGGGAGGGAACGGGGCGAACAACGTCTCCAGCAGTGGCTTCTTGATGCGCTGGTACTGCTCGAACGCGGCGATCCAGCGGTCCCCGTCGCCCGGGTGGTACCGGTCGAGTTCGGCCGCGGAGCGGGCTAGGTCGCGGTAGAGGACCGGGGCGTCGTCGTCGTCCGCGCTGCGCGCGTGCCCGACGACGGCGGGCGCATGGCTCCACCGCAGCCCGTGGTCCTCGAGCTGCAGGCCGTGCAGCGCAGGGGACGCTACCGAGAGGGGGTAGAACGCGCTGTAGAGATCGCTGACGTAACCCGGGACCAGTTCGGCGCTCTTGACGGCGCCCCCGGGGCGGTCCTGCGCCTCGAGCACCACCACGTCCCACCCCGCGTCGGCGAGCAGTGCGGCGGCGACCAGTCCGTTGTGGCCGGCGCCGATGACCACCGCGTCGGCAGTTTCGGACTGAGACGGCTCAGCTGTCATCGTGGGTGCGGCGCTCGGCCATCGCGGCCAACCGCCACGTCGTCTCACGGTTGCGGGGGAACGCTACCGCCAGCGCCACCTGCTTGGGCAGCAAGCTCAAAGGGGGGGACACCGGCACCTCGGCCATCTCGATCCGGCATCCGCCCCCGTCGAGTTCCTGCAGGCGCAGGGTGATCCTGGCCTTGCCGAACGGGCGACCGTTGGCGATCAGGACCAGTTCACGCTCCGGCGTGGACGATTCGACCACGGTGCTGTCATTGAGCACCAGCGGCCAGATCCCGATCGAGTGGTGAATCGTGCTGCCGGGCTCCGGCCAGTTGGCGTCGACAGCCCGCATCCGGCTGTTGCCCACCACCCACTGCGAGTAGGTCCAACCGTCGGCGATCACAGCCCAGACGTCGTGCCGCGACGCGGGTGTGTCGCGCGCGACGACCGGCGTGCTGTTGATTTCCTCGGGTTCTGACGTCACCGAACCGCCTTACCCGCAGCGGCGGCGGATAAACGTCGGCCCGTCGTGATTCCATGGGGACCGACCACAAGGTGGATCGGAGGTGGCGCCTCGTGCCGGGTGTGTGGCGCGGTTACCCGGTGTGGCTCGCCGACGTGCTGCGGGCCGAAGGGCTCAAAGTCGCCGAACTGGTGGGGTGGCGCAGGCGCGGCCACGGCGTGTTCTCCGACATCCGGGGGGTGATGGTGCATCACACCGGGTCGGATTCGGCGACCGCGGAATCGATCGCGCTGGGCCGGCCCGGCCTGCCCGGGCCGCTGTCGCAGTTACACATCGCCCGCGACGGCATCGTGACCGTGGTGGCCGCGGGCGTGGCGTGGCACGCGGGCGCCGGGAGCTACCCGTGGCTGCCCGCCAACACGGGCAACTGGCACACCATCGGCGTCGAGTGCGCGAACACCGGGACCAGCCCGTGGGCACCGCACCGCCGGAACTGGCCGGACGCGCAGTACGGCGCGCTGCTCGGCAGTTGCGCCGCGATCTGCCGGCGCCTCGGCCAGCCCGCCGGCCGCACGATCGGGCACAAGGAGTACGCCGGACGTGCGCAGGGCAAGTGGGATCCTGGCGCGATCGACATGGGGATTTTGCGACGGGACATCGCGGCCCGGATCGAGACGCCACCGTCGGGGCCTACGGCGCCCACCGATCGCTACGCCGGCGTGCTGCTGGAGCGGGGCTCGACGGGCCCGCAGGTGGCCGAACTGCAGCGCCGCCTCAAATACGCCTACGCGGCCTACGCCGGTGCCCTCGACATCAACGGAGAATTCGGGCCGGATACCGAGGCCGCGGTCCGCGAATTCCAGCGGCGCACAACGGGTCTGGGGGTCGACGGTATCGTCGGACCGGCCACGGCGGCAGCGCTGCGGCTGCGTCTGGTCAGCTCGCAGGCCTGACCTCGACCGGGATTCCGTTGAGGGCGCCGTTGCCCGAGGGTTCGTCGAGGAAGTCCGGTGGGGAGAGCACGTTGGTGTTGACGCCGGGGGAGCGGTTGGCGACGCCCAGCCGAGTGCCGGGCTTGCCGTGGCCCCAGCCGTGCGGCATCGACACCACGCCCGGTTTGATCGCATCGGTCACCTCCACCGCAACCTCGATGCAGCCGCCGGAGGACGTGACCGTCACCCGGTCGCCGTCGGCGATGCCGCGCCGGCCCGCGTCCTCGCGGTGCATCAGCAGGGTGCAGCGGTCGCGGCCCTTCATCAACGGCCCGACGTTGTGCAGCCAGGAGTTGTTGGAGCGCAGGTGACGACGGCTGACCAGCACGAGGTCGTCTGCTACGCGATCGAGGCGGCGGGCCAGCCGCGGCAGATCCTCGAGCAGATACGGAGGCGCCAGCCGGATCTTCCTGTCGCTGGTGCCGAGCACCTCGGGAACGCGCGGCACCATCGGGCCGAAGTTGATGCCGTCGGGATACTGCCTGAGCTTGTCGAGCGTCAGGCCGTCGGGATTGTCGCCGTACCGGTCGCCGAACGGACCGGTGCGCAGCGTGAGGTCGAGCGTGCGTTCCGGTCCGCCGTGGTCGTAGCGGGCACGCACGGCGGCGCCGTCGAGCCCCTGCGTGAAGCACAGGTAGTCGAAGAAGCCGTCGTCGATCGCGGCGACGTCGACGTCCTCTGCCGGTGTCCCGGTGCACAACCCGGTCAACCGGATCAGGATCTCCCACTCGTCGGGCGCGTCCTGCTCGGCTTTGGTGAACACCGGCGGCGAATAGTTGGCGACGCTGTTGATCGCGAAATGGAGGATGAGGTCGTCATGGTGGGGCTGTTCGAGCGGGGAGGGGCCGGGCAGGATCACATCGGCGTGACGCGTTGTCTCGTTGAGCCACAGGTCGATCGAGATCATCGCCTCCAGCTCGTCGAGCGCCTCGTCGAGCCGGTGGCCTCCCGGGGTGGACAGCACCGGGTTGCCGGCCACCGTGATGAGCGCCTTGATCTGGCCCTCGCCCGGAGTCGCGATCTCCTCGGCCAGGCAGGACACCGGAACCTGGCCGAGCACCTCCTTGGCGCCGCGCACCCGGGTGCGGTACCGGCCGAAGTCGGCGACGCCGTCTTCGAGGCCGGGGATGGGTTGCACCGTCACCGACCACGCCGCGGCAGTGGGGAACATCGCGCCGCCGGGCACGTCGAAGTGGCCGGTGAGGATGTTCACCACGTCGACGAGCCAACTCGCCAGGCTGCCGAATTCCTGGTTGCACGTGCCGATGCGGCCGTAGACGACGGCACGGGGCGTCGCGGCGAGTTCGCGCGCGAGTTCCCGGATGCGGTCGGCGCCGATGCCCGTCACCTCGGCCACCCGCTCGGGCGGCCAGTCGGCGACGACCTCGGCGATGGTGTCGACACCGTCGAGATGCGGCGCCACCGTCCCGAGGTCGACCAGCCTCTCGGCGAACAGTGTGTGGGCGACGCCGAGCAGCAGCGCGGCATCGGTGCCCGGGGTGATGGGCAGCCACTCGTCGGCCCGCTCGGCGGTGGCCGTGCGCACCGGGTCGACGACGATCACCCGGCCGCGCTGCCGAACAGCGCCGATCAGACCCATCACATCCGGGGCGGCCAGCAGCGAGCCCTGGGATGCGGCGGGGTTGGCGCCCATGACGACCAGC
This window contains:
- a CDS encoding SRPBCC family protein, translated to MTSEPEEINSTPVVARDTPASRHDVWAVIADGWTYSQWVVGNSRMRAVDANWPEPGSTIHHSIGIWPLVLNDSTVVESSTPERELVLIANGRPFGKARITLRLQELDGGGCRIEMAEVPVSPPLSLLPKQVALAVAFPRNRETTWRLAAMAERRTHDDS
- a CDS encoding zinc-dependent alcohol dehydrogenase, yielding MTYRGPYKIRIEDKDIPRIEHPGDAIVRVQRAAICGSDLHLYHGLMPDTRVGHTFGHEFIGVVHEVGSSVQNLSVGDRVMVPFNIFCGSCYFCARGLYSNCHNVNPNATAVGGIYGYSHTCGGYDGGQAEFVRVPFADVGPVPIPDWLDDDDAVLLTDALPTGYFGAQLGDIVEGDTVIVFGAGAVGLFAARSAWLMGAGRVIVVDHLQYRLEKARTFAHAETYNFVEYDDIVVEMKKATGYLGADVVIDAVGAEADGNLLMHVTATKMKMQGGSPIALNWAIDSVRKGGTVSVVGAYGPMFSAVKFGDAMNKGLTINANQCPVKRQWPRLLEHLQQGYFKPSDIVTHRIPLADIAEGYHMFSSKLDECIKPIVVVDPH
- a CDS encoding phytoene desaturase family protein yields the protein MTAEPSQSETADAVVIGAGHNGLVAAALLADAGWDVVVLEAQDRPGGAVKSAELVPGYVSDLYSAFYPLSVASPALHGLQLEDHGLRWSHAPAVVGHARSADDDDAPVLYRDLARSAAELDRYHPGDGDRWIAAFEQYQRIKKPLLETLFAPFPPVRGPAGLLRRLGTADALRLAQLLLLPAGELARHLFEGEAARLLLLGNAMHADVPVDAPGSGVMGYLLVMLGQDGGFPVPVGGAGELTAALVRRAEAAGARVDCGREVDSIAVRGHRATAVNLTDGTVVRCRRAVIANTSAPQLYRRLLPPDVLPAGPRRDLDRFVWDTPVLKINYALDAPIPWRSRSLAGAGTVHLGADHDGLIRWMADLNTGTVPSNPFLLFGQMTTADPSRSPGGTESAWAYTHLPRGRSDDHSADQLAEAVDAVLERHAPGFSGHLVGKVIQRPSDLEHSDANLHAGAVNGGTSQLFQQLVFRPMPGQGGARTPLDNVFLGSAGAPPGGGVHGVCGRNAARAALAADGLLGWPRRRFNRAASRLLVG
- a CDS encoding manganese catalase family protein — encoded protein: MFRHTDYLQFDVKPEKPDPVYARKLQELLGGAFGEMTVTMQYLMQGWNCRMKGKYKDLIMDVATEEIGHVEMIATMCARLLEGAPATDATENALGDPVVAAVMGGMDPQQAIMSGGAPTLSDSQGSPWNGKFIVASGNLLADFYANVAAEAQGRVQTARLWHMTDDPGVKAMLKFNLARDTYHQNMWLAAIEELQADGLEGVVAPNDLFDEEFEEHASTLWHLSDGADADKGRWAHGPLPDGRHTGKFLADPQPLGDLQSGPPPDPKLYCTYDGGMGEPRTPAFGTEKGVMGKLKDAIDPDKT
- a CDS encoding peptidoglycan recognition protein family protein; the protein is MPGVWRGYPVWLADVLRAEGLKVAELVGWRRRGHGVFSDIRGVMVHHTGSDSATAESIALGRPGLPGPLSQLHIARDGIVTVVAAGVAWHAGAGSYPWLPANTGNWHTIGVECANTGTSPWAPHRRNWPDAQYGALLGSCAAICRRLGQPAGRTIGHKEYAGRAQGKWDPGAIDMGILRRDIAARIETPPSGPTAPTDRYAGVLLERGSTGPQVAELQRRLKYAYAAYAGALDINGEFGPDTEAAVREFQRRTTGLGVDGIVGPATAAALRLRLVSSQA
- a CDS encoding molybdopterin-dependent oxidoreductase produces the protein MTRTHRELAGIGEDGLHLYTCPLCEAMCGLEIRVEQGHVAGIRPNRQDVWSRGHICPKGASLGAVHEDLDRIRRPMIKVDGQWQEVDWDTAFRRCTELLAPVIEKYGIGAVTAYTGNPLAHSFSLARYAGILLGLSGMPMTYSPGTVDQWPKNLSSHLMYGGWWSFPVPDIERTDLLVVMGANPAASQGSLLAAPDVMGLIGAVRQRGRVIVVDPVRTATAERADEWLPITPGTDAALLLGVAHTLFAERLVDLGTVAPHLDGVDTIAEVVADWPPERVAEVTGIGADRIRELARELAATPRAVVYGRIGTCNQEFGSLASWLVDVVNILTGHFDVPGGAMFPTAAAWSVTVQPIPGLEDGVADFGRYRTRVRGAKEVLGQVPVSCLAEEIATPGEGQIKALITVAGNPVLSTPGGHRLDEALDELEAMISIDLWLNETTRHADVILPGPSPLEQPHHDDLILHFAINSVANYSPPVFTKAEQDAPDEWEILIRLTGLCTGTPAEDVDVAAIDDGFFDYLCFTQGLDGAAVRARYDHGGPERTLDLTLRTGPFGDRYGDNPDGLTLDKLRQYPDGINFGPMVPRVPEVLGTSDRKIRLAPPYLLEDLPRLARRLDRVADDLVLVSRRHLRSNNSWLHNVGPLMKGRDRCTLLMHREDAGRRGIADGDRVTVTSSGGCIEVAVEVTDAIKPGVVSMPHGWGHGKPGTRLGVANRSPGVNTNVLSPPDFLDEPSGNGALNGIPVEVRPAS